In Trichoderma atroviride chromosome 2, complete sequence, one DNA window encodes the following:
- a CDS encoding uncharacterized protein (EggNog:ENOG41~TransMembrane:1 (i12-29o)) — protein MFNPNARRPRVRILLLIILASVTSYYLLFSGPSPRFSIVPYLPDQRVTQGTQPNTPASQAPAGDNKVDDQPAPDVDDGSIQDGKPSTDEKQHEDESPKEEEKKPLEPEKEKEEKPLNMDIDTYNKELEMLESWDLNIEDLRQWKDPDDKEDPNDVAPGYETDGKDRDSGTISRLQHEKDMRKMWRYAYKTTANLESSNKIYGNTLSTLDYKENRTEALEEKLREDPDATVGFSVDKPVRFNPYPDYNSETWNKAKHASYVPCKGPSGEIVQDLLVFKGRPHNFPEPKFGSYSLFNMDPNLCWERETRLGPYGLLQQTKKVGGEVEVIDWENVNWGDLVQRCVQSNAARFDLSKERKNEYLSVYPEVAESLAPKEDDKKDGEASKAPEAQKDKEPSGEFPNLDDKTLKIKGRSPADPADPADPDTKKDSSEVVKEKRSAVLLRSYTGKVYTENDKETIRAMISELSLKTGGEFEIFLLVQVKDKDVTHLDDPEVYRSVLQKRIPVEFHGITLLWNDQQVWDIYTKLTDDNERSVHTAQWLSVQKFSMDHPEFDYIWNWEMDFRVTGHHYDMVDNLAKFSAKQPRRGSWERNERWYIPEHHGDYDTTFRKEVEETYGESTVWGAPDLPFITPVGPKPPVKSAGEDNYSWGVGEEADFITLGPIFDPVNSNWIIRDNVWGYSDKTHRARDLPRRTTIVTHSRLSKRLLDIMHVENLRGNHVASEMTPQTVALLHGLKAVYAPHPIFTDRDWNGKFLNQWFNPGPKGESGGYGSPMGWGRERRYQGNSWYYRAEPPNRMYNNWMGWIDTGMGGQEWEQQHGRPCLPSILLHPVKDTKATKEGHKTGFELFYG, from the exons CTTCTCAGGCGCCGGCAGGTGACAACAAGGTTGACGACCAACCTGCCCCAGACGTAGACGATGGCTCGATTCAGGACGGTAAACCGTCGACAGACGAGAAGCAACATGAAGACGAGAGtccaaaggaagaagagaagaagcctctAGAGcctgaaaaggaaaaagaagagaagcctCTCAACATGGATATCGATACGTATaacaaggagctggaaaTGCTGGAGTCTTGGGACTTGAACATTGAAGATTTACGCCAGTGGAAGGATCCTGACGACAAGGAAGACCCCAACGATGTCGCTCCTGGCTATGAAACCGATGGAAAGGATAGAGACTCTGGTACTATCAGCAGACTGCAGCATGAGAAAGACATGAGGAAAATGTGGAGATATGCATACAAAACCACTGCAAA CCTCGAATCATCCAACAAGATCTACGGCAACACGCTCTCGACTCTTGATTACAAGGAGAACCGCACAGAAgcgctggaagagaagctcaGGGAAGACCCTGATGCTACCGTTGGCTTCAGCGTCGATAAGCCCGTTCGATTCAACCCATACCCAGACTACAACAGTGAAACGTGGAACAAGGCGAAGCACGCTTCTTATGTGCCTTGCAAGGGTCCATCTGGAGAGATTGTCCAAGACTTGCTAGTTTTCAAAGGACGTCCCCACAACTTCCCCGAGCCCAAATTTGGAAGCTACTCTCTGTTTAACATGGATCCCAACTTGTGCTGGGAGCGAGAGACACGCTTAGGCCCTTATGGTTTGCTACAGCAAACGAAAAAGGTTGGCGGCGAAGTCGAGGTTATCGATTGGGAGAATGTCAACTGGGGCGACCTGGTACAGCGATGTGTTCAGTCCAACGCCGCAAGATTCGATCTCAgcaaggaaaggaagaacGAGTACCTGAGCGTCTATCCGGAAGTTGCAGAATCTCTAGCCCCTAAAGAAGATGACAAGAAGGACggagaagcaagcaaagccCCTGAAGCCCAGAAGGACAAAGAGCCGTCGGGCGAATTCCCCAACTTGGACGACAAGACCTTGAAGATTAAGGGACGATCGCCAGCTGACCCAGCTGACCCAGCTGACCCCGACACGAAGAAAGATAGCTCTGAGGTTGTAAAAGAGAAACGCTCCGCGGTTTTGCTTCGTTCGTATACGGGTAAAGTCTACACCGAGAACGACAAGGAGACGATTCGCGCCATGATTAGCGAGCTTTCTCTCAAGACTGGTGGCGAATTCGAGATATTCTTGCTTGTTCAggtcaaggacaaggatgTAACCCACCTCGATGACCCGGAAGTGTACCGAAGCGTTTTGCAGAAGCGCATTCCTGTCGAGTTCCACGGCATCACCCTTTTGTGGAATGACCAGCAGGTTTGGGACATTTACACCAAACTCACGGACGACAACGAGCGTAGCGTTCACACGGCACAATGGCTAAGTGTCCAGAAATTCAGCATGGATCATCCCGAATTCGACTATATTTGGAACTGGGAAATGGACTTCCGCGTCACTGGCCATCACTACGACATGGTTGATAACCTGGCCAAGTTCTCCGCGAAGCAGCCGCGCCGAGGTTCCTGGGAGAGGAATGAGCGGTGGTATATCCCCGAACACCATGGCGACTATGATACGACCTTCCGAAAGGAAGTCGAGGAAACTTATGGCGAATCTACCGTCTGGGGTGCCCCTGACTTGCCTTTTATCACGCCGGTTGGCCCTAAGCCTCCGGTGAAGTCAGCGGGAGAAGATAACTATTCATGGGGCGTTGGCGAAGAGGCGGATTTTATTACTCTGGGCCCCATCTTCGATCCTGTGAACAGCAACTGGATTATCCGCGATAATGTTTGGGGATATTCAGACAAGACTCACAGAGCCCGCGATCTTCCTCGTCGTACCACGATTGTCACCCACTCTCGTCTGTCGAAGCGTCTGCTGGATATCATGCACGTCGAGAACTTGCGCGGAAACCACGTTGCCTCCGAAATGACGCCTCAGACCGTTGCCTTGCTCCATGGCCTCAAGGCAGTTTATGCCCCGCATCCCATCTTTACGGACCGCGACTGGAACGGTAAATTCCTCAACCAATGGTTCAACCCTGGCCCCAAGGGAGAATCTGGTGGATATGGAAGCCCCATGGGCTGGGGCAGAGAGCGACGATACCAGGGCAATTCCTGGTACTACCGAGCAGAGCCACCGAACCGAATGTACAACAACTGGATGGGCTGGATTGATACAGGCATGGGAGGCCAGGAGTGGGAGCAGCAACACGGACGACCGTGCCTGCCATCCATCTTGCTCCATCCTGTCAAAGATACAAAGGCTACAAAAGAAGGCCATAAGACTGGATTTGAGCTGTTTTACGGCTAA